The Leptospira koniambonensis genome window below encodes:
- a CDS encoding thioredoxin family protein: MLPFSKTRSILLLICLIFTSEVSAEVWETSVETAFNKAKKEGKPIFIDVYADWCGYCKTLKKEIYPRKEVKQELSKFVLLSLDGDRFPNLKKKYDVTGYPTLLFLDKNGSLTEKIAGMPDHKMVIKTLRSAYLKRDKEISLLADLEKDPENNLLLLKVGEYYFEAKEYKKAADYFYKSFASEDPRMPENKHKALFNLGLSFSELKNWEKTIKTFSLYLDKFPTGHSKAALYYRGGAYSSLGQKTEAKEDLKKALELSSDPEEKKEIQDLLNRL, encoded by the coding sequence ATGCTCCCCTTTTCAAAAACCCGATCCATCCTTCTCTTGATCTGCCTCATATTTACATCCGAAGTAAGCGCCGAGGTTTGGGAGACCTCCGTTGAGACCGCTTTTAATAAGGCGAAGAAGGAAGGAAAACCCATCTTTATAGATGTGTATGCAGATTGGTGCGGATATTGCAAAACCCTCAAAAAGGAAATTTATCCTAGAAAAGAAGTGAAACAAGAATTGTCTAAGTTCGTACTTCTTTCTCTGGATGGGGACAGGTTTCCTAACCTAAAGAAAAAGTATGATGTCACAGGATATCCTACTCTTCTATTTTTAGATAAGAACGGAAGTCTCACAGAGAAGATCGCTGGGATGCCTGATCATAAAATGGTGATCAAAACCTTAAGATCAGCATATTTAAAAAGAGACAAAGAAATTAGTCTACTTGCTGACTTGGAAAAAGATCCTGAAAATAATCTTCTTCTCTTAAAAGTGGGAGAATATTACTTCGAAGCAAAAGAATACAAAAAGGCAGCGGACTATTTCTATAAATCATTCGCATCCGAAGATCCTAGAATGCCAGAGAACAAACATAAGGCATTATTCAATTTGGGACTTAGTTTTTCAGAATTAAAAAATTGGGAGAAAACGATCAAAACGTTTTCTTTATATTTGGACAAGTTCCCAACGGGACATTCCAAAGCTGCTTTGTATTATAGAGGGGGAGCTTATTCTTCTCTCGGCCAAAAAACAGAAGCAAAAGAAGATTTAAAAAAAGCCCTGGAACTCAGCTCTGATCCTGAGGAAAAAAAAGAGATCCAGGACTTATTGAATCGGCTCTAA
- the hisE gene encoding phosphoribosyl-ATP diphosphatase, with amino-acid sequence MDFLLQLEQILKKRKEELPEKSYTADLFRGGVDRILKKVGEEAGEVIIAAKNADKKELTHESADLLFHLQVLLVERGLSLSDIVEELKKRHS; translated from the coding sequence ATGGACTTCCTGCTTCAGTTAGAGCAAATCCTTAAAAAAAGAAAAGAAGAACTTCCCGAAAAATCCTATACTGCGGACCTCTTTCGAGGCGGCGTGGATCGTATCCTTAAAAAAGTAGGGGAAGAAGCTGGAGAAGTGATTATTGCTGCAAAAAACGCAGACAAAAAAGAACTCACTCACGAATCCGCGGACTTACTATTTCATTTACAGGTTCTTCTTGTGGAAAGAGGTCTTTCTCTTTCCGACATAGTAGAAGAACTTAAAAAAAGACATTCTTAA
- a CDS encoding zinc ribbon domain-containing protein — MDYLLIFFYIILVAIVSAPFVYVSIFAKYIPYETDPKSSELFDRRDVLLDNLKDLKIEFDTGKLTETEFKSISSGLVKELEEQDKRISQDSAISSKTETSSKPPLGGKFCHNCGFKIEIFGAKFCPECGTKLQV, encoded by the coding sequence ATGGATTATTTATTAATTTTCTTTTATATAATTTTAGTCGCTATCGTTTCAGCACCATTCGTTTACGTAAGTATATTTGCAAAATATATTCCGTACGAAACTGACCCTAAAAGTTCTGAGTTATTTGATAGAAGAGATGTTCTTCTGGATAACTTAAAAGATCTGAAAATTGAATTTGATACAGGAAAATTGACCGAGACAGAGTTCAAATCTATCTCTTCTGGATTAGTAAAAGAATTAGAAGAGCAGGACAAAAGGATCAGCCAAGACTCTGCAATATCTTCCAAAACGGAAACTTCTTCCAAACCTCCGCTCGGCGGAAAGTTCTGTCATAACTGTGGATTTAAAATAGAAATTTTCGGAGCGAAGTTTTGTCCAGAATGTGGGACAAAACTCCAAGTTTGA
- a CDS encoding cytochrome c-type biogenesis protein CcmH yields MKVLISSKLYKKILISLFGFFIWTNAVYADSTFTNLTDPEQIRIFHNVTERIRCICIPSIAIKSCSFNNCTVSAKLKLFIENRIRAGESADVIVEKMVHGFGQDVVSDPIIAKFIENGSQSMAQGVIMGFGPDILAKPDSSWIDFSIAIAAAFGILLIYLYLKRRTAPKAAIATESENHSSFDKYISEIEEKQK; encoded by the coding sequence ATGAAAGTTTTGATCTCTTCTAAACTATATAAGAAAATCTTAATTTCTCTTTTTGGGTTCTTTATTTGGACAAACGCAGTTTATGCAGATTCTACTTTTACGAATCTGACTGATCCAGAACAGATCCGCATATTCCATAATGTGACAGAAAGGATCCGATGTATTTGTATCCCTTCTATCGCGATCAAAAGTTGTTCTTTCAATAATTGTACGGTTTCTGCAAAACTCAAACTTTTTATAGAGAATAGAATTAGAGCTGGAGAATCTGCGGATGTAATCGTGGAAAAAATGGTCCACGGTTTCGGTCAAGATGTGGTTTCTGATCCTATCATTGCTAAGTTTATTGAAAATGGAAGCCAAAGTATGGCTCAAGGAGTCATCATGGGTTTTGGTCCAGACATTCTGGCAAAACCTGATTCTTCTTGGATCGATTTTAGTATCGCGATCGCCGCAGCATTCGGAATACTTCTTATCTATTTATATTTAAAAAGAAGGACCGCTCCTAAAGCAGCAATTGCTACAGAATCGGAAAATCATTCCTCATTCGATAAGTACATCTCCGAAATAGAGGAAAAACAGAAATAA
- a CDS encoding heme lyase CcmF/NrfE family subunit has translation MNDLGAVCLISSFSILLFSIIQTSYGIFKNDSRALELGRYTLMANFAVVLLAFIVLVVQLMRTDLSNYYVAMHSSEHLPLFYKMTSVWSGSSGSLLFWNLLLSGFTFVVLWQTKDLLNERIPVMNLSLAVITCFFSFLAIFFPDAQPFREFQPAAVAGRGLNPLLQHWAMIIHPPILYIGYVSFAIPFAIASSALITGQLSENWFRFVRRWSIFSWFFLGTGILLGSKWAYEELGWGGYWAWDPVENASLMPWLLSTAFLHSMIIQERRGMLKFWNMFLIILAFHFCLLGTWITRSGVLEGPHSFSKSSIGTPFIVFIGVSFLFYLGILIYRKDKLKPERNLEAITSKEGSFLLNNFLLVIATLSILLGVFSPLLSGVEYKAPWFNSWGVPAGILLILLMGAAPLLAWRKGADQIFFTTLLKPLIAGIIGAGIYILYYRNNFSISDYSLGDVMGEIYSVLTVGLGIFTIAGIAQEYHNGIKARRSAIHGENYFQAGFRMLLKNKRRYGGYLVHLSMVVLFIGLAGNAFKQNTSVKFFYFLKFSPTNELIYASQDTAILGDYTISATTLKIKPIVNGDPEAGVNHRNVIVSHEATFEVKRQLKDFDTMVTERRYYPQISHLSGDFETHIPTSEPSISSTPKEDLYIQLGAIEHADLSDENPDLPGMFLDFFFTRDPAIKAAKYLKFPNQIVANLEVWVNPMVKFIWAGSLMFFLSGLLILLPIGEDKK, from the coding sequence ATGAATGATTTAGGTGCAGTTTGTCTCATATCCTCCTTCTCCATCCTATTATTTTCCATTATCCAAACCAGTTACGGAATTTTTAAGAACGATTCCAGAGCATTAGAATTAGGCCGTTATACTCTAATGGCCAATTTTGCGGTCGTTCTACTGGCATTCATAGTGTTGGTTGTCCAACTCATGAGAACGGATCTATCCAACTATTATGTTGCGATGCATTCCAGTGAACATCTTCCATTATTCTATAAGATGACTTCTGTTTGGTCAGGATCTTCCGGTTCACTTCTGTTCTGGAATTTGCTACTCTCCGGATTCACCTTCGTTGTTCTTTGGCAAACAAAGGATCTATTAAACGAAAGAATTCCAGTAATGAATCTTTCTTTAGCAGTGATCACATGTTTCTTCTCCTTTCTAGCGATCTTCTTTCCAGACGCACAACCTTTCCGTGAATTCCAACCTGCTGCAGTTGCTGGTAGAGGATTAAATCCATTACTACAACACTGGGCGATGATCATCCACCCTCCGATTTTATATATAGGTTATGTGAGTTTCGCGATCCCATTCGCAATTGCTTCTTCCGCTTTAATCACAGGGCAATTATCAGAGAACTGGTTTAGATTCGTAAGAAGATGGAGTATCTTCTCTTGGTTCTTCTTAGGAACAGGAATACTTTTAGGCTCCAAATGGGCTTACGAAGAATTGGGATGGGGTGGTTATTGGGCCTGGGACCCGGTCGAAAACGCAAGTTTGATGCCTTGGCTTCTATCCACTGCATTCTTACACTCAATGATCATCCAAGAAAGAAGAGGAATGTTAAAGTTTTGGAATATGTTTCTGATCATATTAGCATTCCATTTCTGCTTGCTCGGGACTTGGATCACCCGAAGTGGAGTTTTAGAAGGACCACATTCTTTCTCTAAATCCAGTATCGGAACCCCATTTATAGTTTTTATCGGCGTAAGCTTCTTATTCTATCTTGGGATCCTAATATATAGAAAAGATAAACTTAAGCCGGAAAGAAACTTAGAAGCAATCACTTCCAAAGAAGGAAGTTTCTTGCTGAACAATTTCCTTTTGGTGATAGCGACTCTTTCCATTCTATTAGGAGTATTCTCTCCATTATTATCAGGTGTAGAATATAAGGCGCCTTGGTTCAATTCCTGGGGAGTTCCTGCGGGAATTCTTCTTATTCTACTCATGGGTGCAGCTCCATTACTCGCTTGGAGAAAAGGTGCAGACCAAATCTTTTTTACTACATTATTAAAACCGTTGATCGCAGGGATTATAGGTGCAGGGATCTATATCCTATATTACAGAAACAATTTCTCCATCAGCGATTACAGCCTAGGCGATGTAATGGGAGAGATTTACAGCGTTCTTACGGTAGGACTCGGGATCTTTACTATAGCTGGGATCGCACAAGAATATCATAATGGTATCAAGGCGAGAAGGTCCGCTATCCACGGAGAGAATTATTTCCAAGCCGGATTTAGAATGCTTCTGAAAAACAAAAGAAGATACGGTGGATATTTAGTTCACCTATCCATGGTAGTCTTGTTTATCGGTCTTGCGGGAAACGCATTCAAACAAAATACTTCTGTAAAGTTTTTCTATTTCTTAAAATTCTCTCCTACCAATGAGCTTATCTATGCAAGCCAAGATACTGCAATCTTAGGAGATTATACAATAAGTGCAACCACTCTTAAGATCAAACCGATTGTGAACGGAGATCCAGAAGCTGGAGTAAATCATAGAAACGTAATTGTTTCTCATGAAGCGACCTTCGAAGTCAAAAGACAACTAAAAGACTTTGATACGATGGTAACAGAGCGAAGATATTATCCTCAAATCTCACATTTAAGCGGAGATTTCGAGACACATATTCCAACTAGTGAACCTTCTATCTCTTCTACCCCAAAAGAAGATCTTTATATCCAATTGGGAGCAATTGAACATGCAGATCTTTCGGACGAAAATCCGGATCTACCTGGAATGTTTTTGGACTTCTTCTTTACAAGAGACCCAGCAATCAAGGCTGCAAAATATCTAAAATTCCCGAACCAGATCGTAGCAAATTTAGAGGTCTGGGTAAATCCGATGGTGAAATTTATATGGGCAGGATCTTTGATGTTCTTCTTATCTGGACTGCTGATCCTATTACCAATAGGAGAAGATAAAAAATGA
- a CDS encoding cytochrome c maturation protein CcmE, producing the protein MNVKFTVLASIIALSLGTIAFFSSKETSYTLLDASDLAANTTKYEADDLLRVRGFVKLGSLIREGKTAKFVLQLNEKEVPVFFTGATLLPDAFKEGARARVDGVWKNGVLVADKVEAKCASKYEAGYKEEEQ; encoded by the coding sequence ATGAACGTGAAATTTACCGTGCTTGCGAGTATCATCGCACTTTCCTTAGGAACAATTGCATTCTTCTCTTCTAAAGAAACTTCTTACACATTATTGGATGCTTCTGATTTAGCTGCTAATACTACAAAATATGAAGCAGATGATCTATTAAGAGTAAGAGGATTTGTAAAATTAGGTTCTCTTATCCGGGAAGGAAAAACTGCCAAGTTTGTCCTCCAACTAAACGAAAAAGAAGTTCCTGTTTTTTTTACAGGAGCTACATTATTACCTGATGCATTTAAAGAAGGTGCCAGAGCAAGAGTGGACGGAGTTTGGAAAAACGGAGTCCTTGTAGCCGATAAGGTAGAAGCAAAATGTGCATCCAAATACGAAGCAGGTTATAAAGAAGAAGAACAATGA
- a CDS encoding YdcF family protein, whose product MDTIFFAVSKLAGAFLFPLPASLLLLVFFAFRLPKFKHKVWILVPTLIIWTASTDSFSQWLVRGLEEKHPPVREETLENSDAILVLGGAVDNLALYEQQVQLTSAAERMTDAVRLFQKRKAPRIVFTGGSGNLFFQTKKESDFALQFFQTLGVPTKAVFLENESRNTKENAEKTAELFRKNKWKSAILITSAFHMERSLLVFANTGIKIHPWPTDYRSRVKILTIDDFIPSSQSLENTSIAWKERIGLFVYGFRESISTFLPFRIRYPWSKDWN is encoded by the coding sequence TTTGCCTTCAGACTTCCTAAATTCAAACATAAGGTTTGGATTTTAGTTCCAACGCTCATTATCTGGACAGCTTCTACAGATAGTTTTTCCCAATGGTTGGTCCGAGGTTTGGAAGAAAAACATCCTCCAGTTCGTGAAGAAACTTTGGAAAATTCAGATGCAATTTTAGTTTTAGGTGGGGCCGTAGACAATCTTGCATTATACGAGCAACAGGTGCAGTTGACTTCTGCGGCAGAACGAATGACTGACGCCGTAAGATTATTCCAAAAAAGAAAAGCTCCTCGTATTGTTTTCACTGGTGGTTCTGGGAATTTATTCTTCCAAACTAAAAAGGAATCAGACTTTGCTCTCCAATTTTTTCAAACTTTAGGAGTTCCTACAAAAGCTGTTTTTCTGGAGAATGAAAGCAGGAACACTAAGGAGAATGCAGAAAAAACGGCAGAACTTTTCCGTAAAAACAAATGGAAGTCTGCAATCCTAATCACTTCTGCATTTCATATGGAAAGATCACTCTTGGTATTTGCAAATACTGGGATTAAGATCCATCCTTGGCCGACAGACTATAGGTCCAGGGTCAAAATTCTGACCATAGACGATTTTATACCTTCTTCCCAAAGTTTAGAAAATACGAGCATTGCCTGGAAAGAGAGAATAGGCCTATTCGTTTACGGGTTTAGAGAGAGTATTTCCACTTTTCTTCCCTTCCGTATCCGATATCCTTGGTCTAAGGACTGGAATTAA